One genomic region from Kwoniella dejecticola CBS 10117 chromosome 1, complete sequence encodes:
- a CDS encoding ribosomal protein L16, producing the protein MLGSISSLLRPSAIASSSRNSLPLLPRPNPTINQQVRFRGQLAPKRTKYKKAAKGAPGTQIPIGGSLKGTTLHHGTYGLRACSSVRISASQLSSCQMAVRRKIKPVKGAQMYLRVFPDIPVCVKGNEQRMGKGKGSFEYWSCRVKPGKVIMEVGGGGIREEIAKAALKLAQARLPLQTEFITIDSSPRLGKISSDGLRSPSYALPVPNPIVELDAKDEGRAKDVVLLREEQQMDDLSRRLEGALLDEVSMPSHGVEGVQAQ; encoded by the exons ATGCTCGGCTCGATATCGTCTCTCCTGCGCCCATCGGCcatagcttcttcctcgagaAATAGCTTACCGCTCCTACCGAGGCCCAATCCAACTATAAATCAGCAAGTTCGATTCAGAGGTCAATTGGCTCCGAAACGGACAAAGTATAAGAAAGCAGCGAAAGGTGCGCCGGGG ACTCAAATACCGATT GGAGGCTCGTTGAAAGGCACAACACTGCATCACGGCACATACGGTCTTCGAGCATGTTCGTCCGTCCGAATATCGGCGAGTCAATTGTCGTCGTGTCAGATGGCTGTCCGACGTAAGATCAAGCCGGTCAAAGGAGCACAGATGTACTTGAGAGTATTCCCCGATATACCGGTCTGTGTGAAAGGGAATGAACAGCGTAtggggaaaggaaaggggtCGTTCGAGTATTGGAGTTGTAGAGTCAAGCCTGGGAAGGTCATTATGGAagttggaggtggtggaataAGGGAGGAGATTGCGAAAGCTG CCCTCAAACTAGCCCAGGCTAGACTCCCCCTCCAAACAGAATTCATAACCATCGACTCGTCTCCGCGACTCGGTAAAATATCTTCCGACGGATTACGCTCCCCTTCGTATGCTCTACCCGTGCCCAACCCTATAGTAGAGCTGGACGCGAAGGATGAAGGTAGAGCGAAGGATGTGGTTTTGCTGCGGGAAGAACAGCagatggatgatctgagtAGGCGGCTGGAAGGGGCTTTGCTTGATGAGGTCTCGATGCCCTCGCACGGTGTCGAGGGTGTGCAAGCTCAGtag